In the genome of Massilia sp. PAMC28688, one region contains:
- the rpmD gene encoding 50S ribosomal protein L30 — protein MANTIKVQLVKGLIGTRQDHRATVRGLGLRRVNSVSELQDTPSVRGMINKVSYLVKVVA, from the coding sequence ATGGCAAACACCATCAAAGTACAATTGGTCAAAGGTCTGATCGGCACCCGTCAAGATCACCGTGCCACTGTTCGCGGCCTGGGCCTGCGTCGTGTCAACTCGGTTTCCGAGTTGCAGGACACCCCATCCGTGCGCGGCATGATCAATAAAGTGTCGTACCTCGTTAAAGTTGTCGCTTAA
- the rplN gene encoding 50S ribosomal protein L14, with protein MIQTESRLEVADNTGAKEVMCIKVLGGSKRRYAGIGDVIKVTVKVAAPRGRVKKGEIYNAVVVRTAKGVRRQDGSLVKFDGNAAVLLNAKLEPIGTRIFGPVTRELRTEKFMKIVSLAPEVL; from the coding sequence ATGATTCAAACTGAAAGCCGGCTCGAAGTGGCCGACAATACGGGTGCCAAGGAAGTTATGTGCATCAAGGTATTGGGCGGTTCCAAGCGCCGTTATGCTGGCATTGGCGACGTGATCAAGGTAACCGTCAAGGTTGCTGCGCCACGCGGCCGTGTCAAAAAAGGTGAAATTTATAACGCTGTGGTTGTGCGTACCGCTAAAGGTGTGCGCCGCCAAGACGGCTCCCTGGTGAAGTTCGACGGCAATGCCGCCGTCCTGCTCAACGCCAAGCTCGAGCCGATCGGTACCCGTATTTTTGGACCAGTCACGCGCGAACTGCGTACTGAGAAGTTCATGAAGATCGTGTCCCTGGCACCTGAAGTTCTGTAA
- the rpsD gene encoding 30S ribosomal protein S4, with product MARYIGPKAKLSRREGTDLFLKSARRSLDSKCKLDVKPGQHGVKSGARTSDYGNQLREKQKVKRMYGILERQFRRYFAEANRRKGNTGEALLRLLEARLDNVCYRMGFGSTRAEARQLVSHKAFTVNGNVVNIASYAVRTGDVIAVREKAKKQVRIAEALSLAEQIGMPSWVSVDSKKMEGTFRSFPERNEIANDVNESLIVELYSR from the coding sequence GTGGCACGTTATATCGGACCTAAAGCAAAACTGTCCCGTCGCGAAGGCACGGACCTGTTCCTCAAGAGCGCACGCCGCTCCCTCGACTCCAAGTGCAAACTGGACGTCAAGCCAGGCCAGCACGGCGTCAAGTCGGGTGCCCGCACCTCGGACTACGGCAACCAGCTGCGCGAGAAACAGAAAGTCAAGCGCATGTACGGCATCCTCGAGCGCCAGTTCCGCCGCTATTTCGCTGAAGCGAATCGCCGCAAGGGCAATACCGGCGAAGCACTGCTGCGCCTGCTCGAAGCACGCCTGGACAATGTCTGCTACCGCATGGGCTTTGGCTCGACCCGCGCCGAAGCGCGCCAGCTGGTCAGCCACAAGGCATTCACCGTGAACGGCAACGTCGTCAACATCGCCTCCTACGCTGTGCGTACCGGCGACGTGATCGCTGTCCGTGAAAAGGCCAAGAAGCAGGTTCGTATCGCTGAAGCCCTGTCGCTGGCTGAACAGATCGGCATGCCGAGCTGGGTGTCGGTTGACTCCAAGAAGATGGAAGGCACTTTCCGTTCGTTCCCAGAGCGTAACGAAATCGCTAACGACGTCAACGAATCGCTGATCGTCGAACTGTATTCGCGTTAA
- the rplX gene encoding 50S ribosomal protein L24, translating into MDKIRKNDEVIVLTGKDKGKRGTVQQRVGAEHVVVEGVNVAKKATKPNPMTGVTGGIVDKTMPIHVSNVALFNAATGKADRVGFKDVDGKKVRVFKSSGEVVKV; encoded by the coding sequence ATGGATAAGATTCGTAAAAACGACGAAGTCATCGTTCTGACCGGTAAAGACAAGGGCAAGCGCGGTACTGTGCAGCAGCGCGTAGGCGCCGAGCACGTCGTGGTTGAAGGCGTCAACGTCGCTAAAAAAGCGACCAAGCCTAACCCAATGACCGGCGTAACTGGTGGTATCGTCGATAAGACTATGCCGATTCACGTGTCCAACGTTGCATTGTTCAATGCAGCGACTGGCAAGGCAGACCGCGTGGGCTTCAAAGACGTAGACGGCAAGAAAGTCCGCGTTTTCAAGTCCTCCGGCGAAGTAGTGAAGGTTTAA
- the rplO gene encoding 50S ribosomal protein L15, whose protein sequence is MELNTIQPAEGAKHYKRRVGRGIGSGLGKTSGRGHKGQKSRSGGFHKVGFEGGQMPLQRRLPKRGFKSLNATFKAEVRLSDLNNLPVGDVDILVLKQAGILPVLARDVRVILSGEVTKAVNLKGLKATAGAKAAIEAAGGSVA, encoded by the coding sequence ATGGAATTGAACACAATTCAACCAGCTGAAGGCGCCAAGCATTACAAGCGTCGCGTAGGCCGCGGTATCGGCTCCGGCCTGGGCAAGACCTCCGGTCGTGGCCACAAGGGTCAGAAGTCGCGTTCGGGCGGTTTCCACAAGGTCGGCTTCGAAGGCGGTCAAATGCCTCTGCAGCGCCGTCTGCCAAAGCGTGGTTTCAAGTCGCTCAACGCCACTTTCAAGGCCGAAGTGCGTCTGTCGGACCTGAACAACCTGCCTGTCGGCGATGTCGACATCCTGGTTCTGAAGCAAGCAGGCATCCTGCCAGTGCTGGCCCGCGATGTGCGCGTCATCCTGTCCGGCGAAGTCACCAAAGCGGTGAACCTCAAGGGCTTGAAGGCAACTGCCGGCGCGAAAGCGGCCATCGAAGCTGCTGGCGGCTCGGTAGCTTAA
- the rpsQ gene encoding 30S ribosomal protein S17, with protein MTETTKLKRTLVGKVVSDKMDKTVTVLIERHVKHPLYGKIIMRSNKYHAHDENNEVKMGDTVEIQEGRPISKTKAWTVTRVVQAAPVI; from the coding sequence ATGACCGAAACTACTAAACTCAAGCGTACGCTGGTTGGTAAAGTTGTCTCGGACAAGATGGACAAGACGGTTACCGTCCTGATCGAGCGCCACGTCAAGCACCCGCTGTACGGCAAGATCATCATGCGTTCGAACAAGTATCACGCGCATGACGAAAACAATGAAGTCAAGATGGGTGACACCGTTGAGATCCAGGAAGGCCGTCCGATTTCCAAGACCAAGGCCTGGACCGTAACGCGCGTGGTGCAAGCCGCGCCCGTTATCTAA
- a CDS encoding DNA-directed RNA polymerase subunit alpha, translated as MQNSLLKPRIIDVEALGAGHAKVVMEPFERGYGHTLGNALRRVLLSSMVGYAPTEVTIAGVVHEYSSLDGVQEDVVDLLLNLKGVVFKVHNRDSVTLTLKKEGEGAILASDIDLPHDVELINPDHVIAHLTAGGKLDMQIKVEKGRGYVPGNVRRLSEDTNKTIGRIILDASFSPVRRVSYFVESARVEQRTDLDKLIINIETNGVITPEEAIRQSARVLVDQLNVFAALEGTEAAAEAPSRAPLVDPILLRPVDDLELTVRSANCLKAENIYYIGDLIQRSENELLKTPNLGRKSLNEIKEVLASRGLTLGMKLENWPPAGLEK; from the coding sequence ATGCAAAACAGTTTGTTGAAGCCACGTATTATCGATGTTGAAGCCCTCGGTGCCGGTCACGCCAAAGTCGTGATGGAGCCGTTTGAGCGTGGCTACGGCCACACCCTCGGTAACGCGTTGCGCCGCGTACTGCTGTCGTCGATGGTCGGCTACGCGCCCACCGAAGTGACGATCGCCGGCGTGGTACACGAGTACTCGTCGCTCGACGGCGTGCAGGAAGACGTAGTTGACCTGCTGCTGAACCTCAAGGGCGTGGTATTCAAGGTGCACAACCGTGATTCCGTCACCCTGACCCTGAAAAAGGAAGGTGAAGGCGCGATCCTGGCATCGGACATCGACCTGCCGCATGACGTTGAACTGATCAACCCGGACCACGTGATTGCTCACCTGACCGCCGGTGGCAAGCTGGACATGCAGATCAAGGTCGAGAAGGGCCGTGGCTATGTTCCTGGTAACGTGCGCCGCCTGTCGGAAGACACCAACAAGACCATCGGTCGCATCATCCTGGACGCTTCGTTCTCGCCAGTGCGTCGCGTGTCGTACTTCGTCGAGTCCGCTCGCGTGGAACAGCGTACCGACCTCGACAAGCTGATCATCAACATTGAAACCAACGGCGTGATCACGCCGGAAGAAGCGATCCGCCAGTCGGCCCGCGTTCTGGTGGACCAGTTGAATGTATTTGCTGCCCTGGAAGGCACGGAAGCGGCTGCCGAAGCGCCATCGCGCGCTCCGCTGGTCGATCCGATCCTGCTGCGTCCAGTCGACGACCTGGAACTGACCGTGCGTTCGGCCAACTGCCTCAAGGCAGAGAACATCTACTACATTGGCGACCTGATCCAGCGTTCGGAAAACGAACTGCTCAAGACGCCAAACCTGGGCCGCAAGTCGCTCAATGAAATCAAGGAAGTCTTGGCTTCGCGTGGCTTGACCTTGGGCATGAAGCTGGAAAACTGGCCACCTGCAGGGCTGGAAAAGTAA
- the rpmC gene encoding 50S ribosomal protein L29, protein MKASELRGKDQPALEKELSELLKAQFGLRMQIATQQLSNTSQLKKVRRDIARVKTVMNSKEAK, encoded by the coding sequence ATGAAAGCATCAGAACTCCGCGGCAAGGACCAGCCAGCTCTCGAAAAAGAGTTGTCCGAGTTGTTGAAGGCCCAGTTCGGCCTGCGCATGCAAATCGCTACGCAGCAGCTGAGCAACACCTCCCAGCTCAAGAAGGTACGCCGCGACATCGCGCGTGTGAAGACGGTAATGAACTCGAAGGAAGCCAAATGA
- the rpsN gene encoding 30S ribosomal protein S14 codes for MAKLALINREQKRADLVAKFAPKRAALKAIIDDQSKSEEERYEARLKLQALPRNSAPTRQRNRCAVTGRPRGTFRKFGLARIKLREFAMRGEIPGMTKASW; via the coding sequence ATGGCAAAACTAGCACTGATTAATCGCGAACAGAAGCGTGCAGACCTGGTGGCAAAATTTGCCCCTAAGCGTGCAGCTCTGAAAGCCATCATCGACGACCAGTCCAAGTCGGAAGAAGAGCGTTACGAAGCACGTCTGAAGTTGCAGGCCCTGCCGCGCAACTCGGCCCCGACCCGTCAGCGTAACCGCTGCGCCGTCACCGGCCGTCCACGTGGCACGTTCCGTAAATTCGGTCTGGCCCGTATCAAGCTCCGTGAATTCGCCATGCGTGGTGAGATCCCGGGTATGACCAAAGCAAGCTGGTAA
- the rplF gene encoding 50S ribosomal protein L6: MSRVAKMPIAVPAGAEVAITAAAITVKGPLGTLTQSLNGLVKIENNNGTLSFDVIDDSRESNAMSGTMRALVNNMVTGVTKGFEKKLSLVGVGYKAQAAGDKLNLSLGFSHPVAHQMPAGVTATTPTPTEIIIKGIDRQQVGQVAAEVRAYRSPEPYKGKGVRYVDEVVKLKETKKK, encoded by the coding sequence ATGTCCCGAGTAGCTAAAATGCCGATCGCTGTCCCAGCTGGCGCCGAAGTGGCGATCACTGCAGCAGCGATCACCGTCAAGGGCCCGCTGGGCACCCTGACCCAGAGCCTGAACGGCCTGGTCAAGATTGAAAACAACAATGGCACCCTGTCGTTCGACGTGATCGACGACAGCCGTGAGTCGAACGCCATGTCGGGCACCATGCGTGCCCTGGTTAACAACATGGTGACCGGCGTGACCAAAGGCTTCGAGAAGAAGCTGTCGCTGGTCGGCGTGGGCTACAAGGCCCAGGCTGCAGGTGACAAGCTGAACCTGTCGCTGGGTTTCTCGCACCCTGTTGCGCACCAGATGCCAGCGGGCGTAACCGCCACCACCCCGACGCCGACCGAGATCATCATCAAGGGTATCGATCGTCAACAGGTTGGCCAGGTTGCTGCTGAAGTGCGTGCTTACCGCTCCCCTGAGCCTTACAAGGGCAAGGGCGTCCGCTATGTGGACGAAGTGGTGAAGCTTAAAGAAACCAAGAAGAAATAA
- the rpsH gene encoding 30S ribosomal protein S8 codes for MSMSDPIADMLTRIRNAQGVQKTTVAMPSSKVKVAIANVLKDEGYIEDFAVTEDGGKAELKIGLKYYVGRPVIERLERVSRPGLRIYKGKDEIPTVMNGLGVAIVSTPQGVMTDRKARATGVGGEVICYVA; via the coding sequence ATGAGTATGAGCGATCCTATCGCCGATATGCTGACCCGCATTCGCAATGCACAAGGCGTACAAAAAACGACCGTGGCCATGCCATCGTCGAAAGTCAAAGTAGCGATTGCCAACGTCCTCAAGGACGAGGGTTACATTGAAGATTTCGCCGTTACCGAAGATGGTGGCAAGGCGGAACTGAAGATCGGTTTGAAGTATTACGTAGGCCGTCCGGTCATCGAGCGTCTTGAGCGCGTAAGCCGTCCTGGCCTGCGTATCTACAAGGGCAAAGATGAGATTCCTACCGTCATGAATGGCCTGGGTGTGGCGATCGTGTCGACTCCGCAAGGCGTCATGACCGACCGCAAAGCACGCGCCACCGGTGTCGGCGGCGAAGTTATTTGCTACGTGGCTTAA
- the rpsE gene encoding 30S ribosomal protein S5, translated as MAKMQAKMQSDKPDDGMREKMIAINRVTKVVKGGRIMGFAALTVVGDGDGRIGMGKGKSKEVPVGVQKAMEEARRNLIKVPLKNGTLHHMVSGRHGASKVMMMPAKPGTGVIAGGAMRAIFEVMGVTDVVAKSTGSSNPYNLVRATLDGLSKMSTASDIAAKRGKSVEEILG; from the coding sequence ATGGCAAAAATGCAAGCGAAAATGCAAAGCGACAAGCCGGATGATGGCATGCGCGAAAAAATGATCGCGATCAACCGCGTGACCAAAGTGGTCAAGGGTGGTCGTATCATGGGTTTTGCAGCACTGACCGTTGTGGGTGATGGCGATGGCCGCATCGGCATGGGCAAGGGCAAGTCGAAGGAAGTACCAGTTGGTGTGCAGAAGGCAATGGAAGAAGCCCGCCGCAACCTGATCAAGGTACCGCTCAAGAACGGCACCCTGCATCACATGGTTTCGGGCCGCCACGGCGCCTCGAAAGTGATGATGATGCCTGCCAAGCCAGGTACCGGCGTCATCGCTGGTGGCGCAATGCGCGCAATCTTCGAAGTAATGGGCGTGACCGACGTGGTGGCGAAATCCACCGGTTCGAGCAACCCTTACAACCTGGTGCGTGCAACGCTCGACGGCCTGTCGAAAATGAGTACCGCTTCCGATATCGCTGCCAAGCGCGGCAAGTCGGTTGAAGAGATTCTGGGCTAA
- the secY gene encoding preprotein translocase subunit SecY — MATNSQLGKSAAAGFPWARLWFLLGALVVYRLGAHVPVPGIDPTQLAALFKQNQGGVLGMFNMFSGGALERFAVFALGITPYISASIIMQLVSIVSPQMEALKKEGESGRRKITQYTRYFTVVLALFQAFAIAVALESQPNLVIEPGVVFRFVTVVTLLTGTMFLMWLGEQITERGLGNGISIIIFAGIVAGLPSGLAALLNLVSTDAMSEITLLFIIALVIFVTFGVVFVERGQRKILVNYAKKQVGNKVYGGQTSHLPLKLNMAGVIPPIFASSIIMFPSTIIDWATKGADSTSPFIGFMKDLAGSMAPGEPIHAIIMAAAIVFFCFFYTALVFNSKETADNLKKSGAFVPGIRPGDQTARYIDKILMRLTLAGAVYITAVCLLPEFMQGYWKVPFYFGGTSLLIIVVVTMDFMAQVQNYVMSQQYESLLRKANFKGGIPSR, encoded by the coding sequence TTGGCGACTAATTCACAACTTGGTAAAAGTGCAGCTGCCGGTTTTCCCTGGGCGCGTCTCTGGTTTTTGCTGGGCGCGCTAGTCGTCTATCGTCTCGGTGCGCACGTGCCTGTTCCAGGCATTGACCCGACACAGCTGGCAGCACTGTTCAAGCAAAACCAGGGCGGCGTCCTGGGCATGTTCAACATGTTCTCGGGCGGCGCGCTGGAGCGCTTTGCAGTCTTTGCGCTGGGTATTACGCCTTACATTTCGGCCTCGATCATCATGCAGCTGGTGTCGATCGTTTCGCCGCAGATGGAAGCGCTGAAAAAAGAAGGCGAGTCGGGACGGCGCAAGATCACCCAGTACACCCGGTATTTCACGGTCGTGCTGGCACTGTTCCAGGCGTTTGCCATTGCCGTGGCGCTGGAGTCGCAGCCAAACCTGGTCATTGAGCCGGGCGTCGTGTTCCGCTTTGTCACGGTGGTGACCTTGCTGACCGGTACCATGTTCCTGATGTGGCTGGGCGAGCAGATCACCGAGCGCGGTCTGGGCAACGGTATCTCGATCATCATCTTTGCCGGTATCGTGGCGGGTCTGCCTTCGGGTCTGGCGGCGCTGCTGAACCTGGTATCGACCGATGCCATGAGCGAGATCACCCTGCTGTTCATCATTGCGCTGGTCATTTTCGTGACCTTTGGCGTGGTGTTTGTGGAGCGCGGCCAGCGGAAAATTTTGGTCAACTATGCGAAGAAGCAAGTCGGCAACAAGGTCTATGGCGGTCAAACCAGCCATCTGCCCCTGAAGCTGAACATGGCCGGCGTGATCCCGCCGATCTTCGCCTCGTCGATCATCATGTTCCCGTCGACCATCATCGACTGGGCCACCAAGGGTGCCGATTCGACCAGCCCGTTCATTGGCTTCATGAAGGATCTGGCTGGTTCCATGGCGCCGGGCGAGCCGATTCACGCCATCATCATGGCAGCGGCGATCGTGTTTTTCTGCTTCTTCTATACCGCGCTGGTTTTCAACAGCAAGGAAACGGCAGATAACCTGAAGAAGAGTGGGGCGTTCGTGCCCGGGATTCGTCCTGGTGACCAGACGGCGCGCTACATCGACAAGATCCTGATGCGCCTGACCCTGGCCGGTGCCGTGTATATCACTGCCGTGTGCCTCCTGCCGGAATTCATGCAGGGCTATTGGAAAGTGCCTTTCTATTTTGGCGGTACTTCCCTGTTGATCATTGTGGTTGTCACCATGGATTTCATGGCTCAAGTACAAAACTACGTCATGTCGCAGCAATATGAATCGCTGCTGCGCAAGGCAAATTTCAAGGGTGGTATCCCGTCGCGTTAA
- the rpsK gene encoding 30S ribosomal protein S11 — protein sequence MAKQQSSAAAARVRKKVKKNVAEGIAHVHASFNNTIITITDRQGNALSWATSGGAGFKGSRKSTPFAAQVAAEAAGKVAVECGVKNLEVRIKGPGPGRESAVRALNNLGIKITEIQDVTPVPHNGCRPPKRRRI from the coding sequence ATGGCCAAGCAACAAAGCAGCGCCGCAGCAGCACGCGTTCGCAAAAAAGTTAAAAAGAACGTCGCCGAAGGCATCGCTCACGTACACGCTTCTTTCAACAACACCATCATCACGATCACCGATCGCCAGGGCAACGCTCTGTCGTGGGCGACCTCGGGTGGTGCTGGCTTCAAGGGTTCGCGTAAATCGACCCCGTTCGCAGCGCAGGTTGCGGCCGAAGCAGCAGGTAAAGTTGCAGTCGAGTGCGGCGTGAAGAACCTGGAAGTACGCATCAAGGGCCCAGGTCCTGGTCGTGAATCCGCCGTTCGCGCACTGAACAACCTCGGCATCAAGATCACCGAGATCCAGGACGTGACGCCAGTACCGCACAACGGCTGCCGTCCTCCGAAGCGTCGTCGCATCTAA
- the rplQ gene encoding 50S ribosomal protein L17: MRHRHGLRKLNRTSSHRLAMLRNMTVSLLRHEAIKTTVPKAKELRRVIEPILTLGKTDTLANKRLAFSRLRDREMVLKLFAELGPRYANRNGGYLRILKMGFRVGDNAPMAYVELLDRPEVTSADEAPTAE, from the coding sequence ATGCGTCACCGTCACGGCCTTCGCAAGCTGAACCGTACTTCTTCCCACCGCCTGGCCATGCTGCGCAACATGACTGTTTCCCTGCTGCGTCATGAAGCCATCAAGACCACCGTGCCAAAAGCTAAGGAACTGCGCCGCGTTATCGAGCCGATCCTGACCCTGGGCAAGACCGACACCCTGGCAAACAAGCGCCTGGCTTTCTCGCGTCTGCGTGACCGCGAAATGGTCCTGAAGCTGTTCGCTGAACTGGGCCCGCGCTACGCCAACCGTAACGGTGGCTACCTGCGTATCCTGAAAATGGGTTTCCGTGTTGGCGACAATGCACCGATGGCCTACGTTGAACTGCTGGACCGTCCAGAAGTCACTTCGGCCGACGAAGCTCCAACCGCTGAGTAA
- the rplR gene encoding 50S ribosomal protein L18 — MDKKESRLRRGRQTRIKIAELKVNRLSVHRTNLHIYANLISPDAKVLVSASTAEAEVRAELAGKSGAGGNAAAAALVGKRVAEKALKAGITEVAFDRSGFRYHGRVKALAEAAREAGLKF, encoded by the coding sequence ATGGACAAGAAAGAATCACGTCTGCGTCGTGGACGCCAGACCCGCATCAAGATTGCGGAGCTGAAAGTAAATCGCCTGTCGGTACATCGTACCAACCTGCACATTTACGCCAACCTGATCAGCCCGGACGCCAAGGTGCTCGTATCGGCCTCGACCGCCGAAGCCGAAGTGCGTGCCGAACTGGCAGGCAAGTCCGGCGCCGGTGGCAATGCTGCCGCTGCTGCACTGGTAGGCAAGCGCGTCGCCGAGAAGGCACTGAAAGCAGGGATTACCGAAGTCGCGTTTGACCGCTCCGGTTTCCGTTACCACGGCCGTGTGAAGGCGTTGGCAGAAGCCGCGCGTGAAGCCGGTCTGAAGTTCTAA
- the rpsM gene encoding 30S ribosomal protein S13 gives MARIAGVNIPNHQHTVIGLTAIYGVGRPRAQKICAETGVATNKKVKDLDDSELEKLRDAVGTFVVEGDLRRELSMNIKRLMDLGCYRGMRHRKGLPCRGQRTRTNARTRKGPRKAAQSLKK, from the coding sequence ATGGCACGTATCGCAGGGGTTAACATCCCAAATCATCAGCACACCGTCATTGGCCTGACCGCCATCTACGGTGTTGGCCGTCCACGCGCACAGAAGATCTGCGCCGAGACGGGTGTTGCAACCAACAAGAAGGTCAAAGATCTGGACGACAGCGAACTGGAAAAACTGCGTGATGCAGTTGGCACGTTCGTCGTTGAAGGCGATCTTCGCCGTGAGCTGTCCATGAACATCAAGCGTTTGATGGACCTGGGCTGCTACCGCGGCATGCGTCATCGCAAGGGTCTGCCTTGCCGTGGCCAGCGTACTCGCACCAATGCCCGTACCCGCAAAGGTCCGCGCAAAGCCGCACAATCGCTTAAGAAATAA
- the rplE gene encoding 50S ribosomal protein L5: MARLQQFYKDKVVADLVAKFGYKSAMEVPRLTKITLNMGLGEAIADKKIIEHATGDLTKIAGQKPVTTKARKAIAGFKIREGYPIGAMVTLRGARMYEFLDRFITVALPRVRDFRGVNGRSFDGRGNYNIGVKEQIIFPEIEYDKIDALRGLNISITTTAKTDDEAKALLAAFKFPFRN, translated from the coding sequence ATGGCCCGTCTCCAACAGTTTTACAAAGACAAAGTCGTTGCTGACCTGGTCGCCAAATTTGGCTACAAGTCGGCAATGGAAGTGCCACGCCTGACCAAGATCACCCTGAACATGGGCCTTGGCGAAGCGATCGCTGATAAAAAGATCATCGAGCACGCAACTGGCGACCTGACCAAGATCGCCGGCCAGAAGCCAGTGACCACCAAGGCACGCAAGGCAATTGCAGGCTTCAAGATTCGCGAAGGCTACCCAATCGGTGCCATGGTCACCCTGCGTGGCGCGCGCATGTATGAATTCCTGGATCGCTTCATCACCGTGGCCCTGCCACGCGTGCGTGACTTCCGTGGTGTCAATGGCCGCTCGTTTGACGGTCGTGGCAACTACAACATCGGCGTCAAGGAACAGATCATTTTCCCTGAAATCGAGTACGACAAGATTGACGCGTTGCGTGGCTTGAACATCAGCATCACGACGACCGCCAAGACCGACGACGAAGCGAAAGCTCTGCTCGCCGCCTTTAAATTTCCGTTCAGGAACTGA
- the rpmJ gene encoding 50S ribosomal protein L36 codes for MKVLASVKRICRNCKIIKRKGVVRVICVEPRHKQRQG; via the coding sequence ATGAAAGTTCTCGCATCAGTCAAGCGGATCTGCCGCAACTGCAAGATCATCAAGCGCAAAGGCGTTGTCCGCGTAATCTGCGTGGAACCGCGTCATAAGCAGCGTCAAGGTTAA
- the rplP gene encoding 50S ribosomal protein L16, which translates to MLQPSRRKYRKEQKGRNTGISHTRGTAVSFGEFGLKAVARGRITARQIEAARRAMTRHIKRGGRIWIRIFPDKPISNKPAEVRMGNGKGNPEYYVAEIQPGKVLYEMDGVAEELAREAFRLAAAKLPLATTFVVRQVGT; encoded by the coding sequence ATGCTGCAACCATCACGCAGGAAGTATCGTAAAGAGCAGAAAGGCCGTAACACCGGCATTTCGCACACCCGCGGAACCGCGGTATCGTTCGGTGAATTCGGTCTGAAGGCAGTTGCCCGCGGCCGTATCACGGCGCGCCAGATCGAAGCGGCACGTCGTGCCATGACCCGTCACATCAAGCGTGGCGGCCGTATCTGGATCCGTATTTTCCCGGACAAGCCAATTTCGAACAAGCCAGCTGAAGTTCGTATGGGTAACGGTAAAGGTAATCCAGAGTACTACGTCGCTGAAATCCAGCCTGGCAAAGTACTGTACGAAATGGACGGCGTCGCAGAAGAATTGGCGCGCGAAGCGTTCCGCCTGGCTGCCGCCAAACTGCCACTGGCCACGACGTTTGTCGTACGCCAGGTAGGCACTTAA
- the infA gene encoding translation initiation factor IF-1 — translation MAKDDVIQMQGEILENLPNATFRVKLENGHVVLGHISGKMRMNYIRILPGDKVTVELTPYDLSRARIVFRTK, via the coding sequence ATGGCAAAAGACGACGTTATCCAAATGCAGGGCGAGATTCTTGAGAATCTGCCTAATGCAACGTTTCGAGTAAAGCTGGAAAACGGGCACGTAGTGCTCGGGCACATTTCCGGGAAGATGCGGATGAACTATATCCGCATCCTGCCAGGCGATAAGGTGACGGTGGAACTCACGCCATACGACCTGTCCCGGGCCCGCATTGTGTTCCGGACCAAGTAA